In one Cercospora beticola chromosome 1, complete sequence genomic region, the following are encoded:
- a CDS encoding uncharacterized protein (BUSCO:EOG092604MJ) codes for MTTILLTNELTTLAAEAKRKNPELRNAADKSLQELKSFTATSEQQLAADLQRRPEFVEPFVIACATRNTKFAASGISCLQRLIVSGGLSRARLQDAVQALNACADLGHDIQLKILQALPSLIQNYATDLQGDLLGSALQLCASLQASKTTTVSGVAAATLQSLVTVIFEKVATEDATADDEVETVEVPGSNGAMKLKPAAFDAYKVFRDLALAADERQTKFVQFQHSLPSLELIWSSMFSHRELFARHDELLAIIGSNIFPLIVRALSERRSFPITVRSLRLFALVLERYMFKFAEDCEVALGLCTQALEYDHAATWKRALVMEVLRGLFTSGSQIVDAYHAFDMREDGKPVVQDILSAFVRLSTEKPTAIGLGQQSSVPTGPTSPGQSATEQAALEAAGGMAGVISFGATFGVAEINIAGVSSQWSLPKVLVIDQLDKHDPSALPETYPYALILECLNGLSDSLAKIILPLTVQHEKRRARSARAISETTVSSEARLRSTSFRTRAVPLNPLDAAEAPYADRVSAVASIVDHIWPAVLATASTFLNAALDDQYFRNLIKAYQRFVQVAGVLRLSTPRDALMTTMAKVAIPPHVLAASNMELSRSPVAESPRIFSNPKNLLSVDSLVSHASTASGDGQRRSSIEYAKPMLTVRNLLCLRALLNIAIALGPILQDAFTVVLSALKQADMVLSTTTPQQLTRQSSFSAHGSTDNASIVQAFSAEVANVEKAASNLLESTADYPNESFIKVLSAFCQMLHNSNHILSAATSQSDSDGRPTTPRTPSSSRRTLSGLPSISAGGDSRDYHFILPKLGKLAELNVTRFTRDEPMNSGWTNLVDELTAVTKNNALPKDARHSATNVLVKLAEATVADVVELEPTERAPVQERAIATLLRIVRDIYLEDGDLSSTDLELQSCVFDSLRTILEKYGESLAAGWDRLLAIISSAFEQDSTTVTETVEAGVDIDWTHISFDLVTPQIGRIAFDAVQLLCSDFMDSIPQRTVASLIELLHRFMCQPDDLNASLTTVTLALTVSDHLFAKCGRAELDDFMAEAQEFDDLEDDMKTRVRGCRPAQWLMLLVRLRTVATQAHGEVRNAAFQTICSVVKSHGDEMSPNSWDMLLRSTLMYISRVDSYSYMEDHASKVDSNAESKAPNIAMSTAIVAGQSGVIAHNLRLLEQVKKLPGLWEVFLNVLERYLDAEHHALNTVVYTSLARVLSGIDPSITVWQSPVYRTMSLWLKRVPHSGDRYQKQKNHSNQDAFTAYAEAGEQLYRLTLDSLSLSQARTLIDNLFHCVSVADGPLYGADTNMTSPLQAKVLSLLQSIKLGHSNLSACLITVAAKFATLHHDLARSKESSNQGPTFIAIAGEAILWLQELVTLMLKDLEAFDGDAFVQALQSLRELIKAKYGVRAEQKGVPLWQKATNAALAMAGPAFARLESIDNDMQNQILSHFVGILNGIISNDSLHHISDAQKIFDDQAFDIKSFQILRDVLIPRLRRSEVSDDLRLAYSAQLFKTSIIHDPVDHDSPEQHQAVVKDRYKTRNGRVRRISYSPREDLAYICWKELATLCSQQGEHNRASDPLALAAGPLLIERLAIPIRAYIADQPLRGRRPQPLSELEELLFTFACIKDLKLPARTLVSDLQMEAAKQVFAETHLHLLYPLLIKAASTAGNKWSGAEEVLSPLQSLLTAIGTA; via the exons ATGACGACGATTCTGCTGACCAACGAGTTGACCACTCTCGCCGCAGAGGCCAAGCGGAAGAACCCCGAGCTTCGCAACGCTGCCGACAAGTCTCTACAGGAGCTCAAGTCGTTCACTGCGACGTCGGAACAGCAACTGGCAGCCG ATCTCCAACGTCGACCAGAATTCGTGGAGCCGTTTGTGATCGCCTGCGCAACTCGCAACACCAAATTCGCGGCGAGCGGCATCTCGTGCTTGCAGCGACTGATCGTGTCTGGCGGCCTCTCTCGGGCACGCCTTCAAGATGCAGTCCAGGCACTAAATGCATGTGCGGACTTGGGCCACGATATACAGCTCAAGATCCTGCAAGCACTACCCTCACTAATACAAAACTACGCAACCGACCTTCAAGGGGACCTGCTGGGAAGCGCGTTGCAGCTATGTGCATCTTTGCAGGCCTCGAAAACAACGACAGTCAGCGGCGTGGCCGCGGCAACGCTCCAGTCGCTAGTCACAGTTATCTTTGAGAAGGTTGCCACTGAAGACGCGACCGCGGACGACGAGGTGGAGACCGTTGAAGTTCCGGGCAGTAATGGTGCCATGAAGCTCAAACCAGCAGCATTTGATGCTTACAAAGTCTTCCGGGATCTTGCGCTGGCCGCAGACGAACGACAGACCAAGTTTGTACAGTTCCAGCATTCCCTGCCAAGCTTGGAGCTCATATGGTCATCTATGTTCTCCCATCGCGAGCTCTTTGCGCGTCATGATGAGCTGCTGGCTATCATTGGTTCTAACATCTTTCCGTTGATCGTACGAGCATTATCGGAAAGACGGTCATTTCCTATCACTGTGCGCTCGCTTCGCCTCTTTGCACTCGTCCTGGAGAGGTACATGTTCAAATTCGCAGAAGACTGCGAGGTTGCACTTGGTTTGTGCACTCAGGCGCTCGAGTATGACCATGCCGCCACGTGGAAGCGCGCCCTGGTGATGGAAGTACTGCGCGGCCTCTTCACGAGTGGTAGTCAAATCGTTGATGCTTACCACGCCTTCGACATGCGCGAGGACGGGAAACCAGTCGTGCAAGATATTTTGTCAGCATTCGTAAGGCTTTCAACCGAAAAGCCTACAGCCATCGGACTGGGACAGCAATCATCCGTGCCAACAGGACCAACGTCGCCGGGGCAGAGCGCAACTGAGCAAGCTGCTCTCGAAGCGGCTGGAGGCATGGCGGGTGTCATATCCTTCGGAGCAACCTTTGGCGTTGCAGAGATCAACATTGCTGGTGTAAGCTCACAATGGAGCCTGCCCAAAGTGCTGGTCATCGACCAGCTCGATAAGCATGATCCATCTGCGCTTCCCGAAACGTACCCCTACGCTCTCATCCTAGAGTGCTTGAATGGACTATCAGATAGCCTGGCCAAGATTATCCTACCTTTAACCGTACAGCATGAGAAGCGACGTGCTAGATCGGCGCGGGCTATCAGCGAGACGACCGTTTCTTCTGAGGCCCGGTTACGAAGCACCTCTTTCAGAACACGGGCTGTGCCACTCAATCCTCTGGATGCCGCAGAAGCGCCGTACGCGGATCGTGTTTCGGCAGTAGCCAGCATCGTAGACCACATATGGCCGGCGGTGCTGGCAACAGCGTCCACGTTCTTGAACGCCGCTCTCGATGACCAGTATTTTCGCAACCTGATCAAAGCTTATCAGCGATTCGTCCAAGTAGCCGGCGTGCTTCGTCTCAGCACACCAAGAGACGCTTTGATGACCACAATGGCCAAAGTTGCGATCCCGCCGCACGTACTGGCCGCGTCGAACATGGAGCTGTCGAGATCTCCTGTCGCCGAAAGCCCAAGAATATTCTCAAATCCCAAGAACCTGTTGAGCGTCGATAGCCTGGTCTCTCATGCGTCGACAGCCTCGGGGGATGGGCAGAGACGAAGCTCAATCGAGTACGCGAAACCAATGCTGACAGTCCGCAACTTGCTTTGCCTGCGCGCACTACTCAACATCGCAATTGCTTTGGGCCCCATCTTGCAAGACGCTTTTACTGTTGTTCTCAGTGCTCTGAAGCAAGCCGACATGGTCTTAAGTACAACGACACCGCAACAACTAACACGCCAAAGCTCTTTCTCGGCACATGGGAGCACTGACAATGCATCTATCGTTCAGGCTTTTTCAGCAGAAGTGGCTAACGTAGAGAAAGCTGCATCAAACTTACTCGAGAGTACGGCTGATTACCCTAATGAGTCTTTCATCAAGGTGCTCTCCGCTTTCTGCCAAATGTTGCATAACAGCAACCATATCTTGTCGGCGGCGACGTCTCAGTCAGATTCAGATGGGAGGCCAACCACGCCTCGAACTCCGTCCTCGAGTCGACGGACTCTATCTGGCTTGCCAAGTATAAGCGCTGGGGGAGACTCAAGAGACTACCATTTCATTTTACCGAAGCTCGGTAAACTGGCTGAACTAAACGTCACGCGGTTCACCCGCGATGAACCGATGAATAGTGGCTGGACCAACCTAGTCGACGAGTTGACGGCCGTTACCAAGAACAACGCCCTCCCAAAGGACGCACGACACTCAGCAACGAACGTGCTTGTGAAACTTGCAGAGGCGACGGTAGCTGATGTCGTGGAGTTGGAGCCCACAGAGCGCGCTCCTGTGCAAGAACGAGCGATCGCTACACTTCTGCGTATCGTTCGTGATATATACCTTGAGGATGGTGACCTGAGCTCGACAGACTTGGAGCTACAAAGCTGCGTCTTTGACTCTCTCCGGACTATTTTGGAAAAATACGGCGAGTCACTTGCTGCAGGCTGGGATCGTCTTTTGGCCATCATTAGCAGTGCCTTCGAGCAGGACAGCACCACTGTAACGGAGACTGTCGAAGCAGGTGTTGACATAGATTGGACGCACATCTCGTTCGATCTTGTTACTCCACAAATTGGCCGCATTGCATTTGATGCTGTTCAGCTGCTTTGCTCCGACTTCATGGACTCCATACCGCAACGAACAGTGGCTTCGCTGATTGAGTTGCTGCACCGATTTATGTGTCAGCCAGACGACCTAAACGCTTCTCTGACGACTGTCACTTTGGCATTGACCGTTTCAGATCATCTGTTCGCGAAGTGCGGCCGAGCTGAGCTGGACGATTTCATGGCGGAGGCTCAAGAATTCGACGATTTAGAGGACGACATGAAGACCAGGGTACGAGGGTGTCGGCCAGCTCAGTGGCTCATGCTACTCGTTCGTCTCCGGACTGTGGCCACACAAGCCCATGGTGAAGTTCGCAACGCCGCATTCCAAACAATTTGCAGTGTCGTGAAAAGCCACGGTGACGAGATGTCTCCCAACTCTTGGGACATGCTGTTAAGGAGTACGCTCATGTACATCTCTAGGGTGGATTCTTACTCGTATATGGAGGATCATGCCTCAAAAGTGGACTCTAACGCCGAATCAAAAGCACCAAACATCGCGATGTCAACAGCAATCGTTGCTGGACAATCAGGGGTGATTGCACATAACTTGCGCCTCCTTGAGCAGGTAAAGAAACTCCCTGGCCTCTGGGAAGTGTTTCTGAACGTACTGGAGCGATATCTTGATGCGGAGCACCATGCTCTAAACACCGTTGTGTATACTTCATTGGCACGTGTGCTATCAGGTATCGATCCGTCGATCACTGTATGGCAGTCCCCCGTGTACAGAACTATGAGTCTGTGGCTTAAACGAGTACCACACAGCGGGGATCGTTACCAGAAGCAAAAGAATCACAGTAACCAGGATGCATTTACTGCATACGCGGAGGCAGGGGAACAGCTGTACAGGCTCACGCTTGACAGCTTGAGCCTTTCCCAAGCTCGCACACTCATCGACAACTTGTTCCACTGCGTGAGTGTCGCTGACGGGCCTCTCTATGGCGCCGATACAAACATGACGAGCCCTCTCCAAGCCAAGGTTTTGTCTTTATTGCAGAGTATCAAGCTGGGCCATTCTAATCTCTCGGCATGCCTGATTACTGTGGCGGCCAAATTTGCTACGCTGCATCATGACCTAGCAAGATCTAAAGAGTCTTCCAATCAGGGCCCAACTTTCATCGCCATAGCGGGCGAGGCAATCCTTTGGCTTCAAGAATTGGTCACACTCATGCTAAAGGACCTAGAGGCTTTTGATGGTGATGCCTTCGTACAAGCCTTGCAGAGCTTGAGGGAACTGATCAAAGCAAAATATGGTGTCAGGGCCGAACAGAAAGGCGTTCCATTGTGGCAGAAAGCAACGAACGCAGCACTGGCAATGGCAGGACCCGCCTTTGCTCGCCTCGAAAGTATCGACAACGACATGCAGAATCAGATCTTGTCGCACTTCGTCGGCATTCTGAATGGCATCATTAGTAACGACAGTCTACATCACATCAGCGATGCACAGAAGATTTTTGACGACCAGGCATTTGACATAAAAAGCTTTCAGATACTTCGAGACGTCCTGATTCCTCGACTTCGCAGATCGGAAGTGAGTGATGACCTTCGACTTGCATATAGCGCTCAGCTGTTCAAAACATCAATCATTCATGACCCCGTAGACCATGATTCTCCGGAACAGCATCAGGCAGTGGTCAAGGATCGGTACAAGACTCGCAATGGTCGTGTCAGAAGGATATCATACTCACCGAGGGAAGATCTAGCATACATATGCTGGAAGGAGCTGGCAACGCTGTGCTCACAACAGGGAGAGCACAATCGAGCGTCTGACCCATTAGCGTTGGCAGCTGGGCCCCTTCTGATCGAGAGGCTTGCGATCCCCATTCGGGCATATATTGCGGATCAACCACTTCGAGGAAGGCGACCTCAACCCCTCTctgagctggaagagctcTTATTCACTTTCGCGTGCATTAAGGATCTGAAGCTGCCAGCTCGCACGCTGGTGAGTGATTTGCAGATGGAAGCAGCGAAGCAAGTATTTGCTGAGACACACCTTCACCTTCTCTACCCACTGCTTATAAAAGCCGCAAGCACAGCTGGTAACAAATGGTCAGGTGCTGAAGAGGTACTCAGCCCACTGCAGTCCCTTCTGACAGCTATCGGTACAGCTTGA
- a CDS encoding uncharacterized protein (BUSCO:EOG09264EGS), protein MGALSLILLLLTVATLAYQYPHMLKNFLPAWLAAPDANGGGATGSSAQNRVDDELSEGDATPKAKSQASADDVPTFTLNEETEDNALSEHEPVAPSFPAINSAQRASSMPPPPLPVQTAKPVANGGSSLMPPPSRPTHGLRPSAAAGLRVPSTGPLPNRGPPTGSQQRVSSGLTANGTAKSTPNPRNKVLLKPGHSPMDWAALTKQGNISGVSTFQRVTPSQLKTMTGRKGKPAWSSWQGKVYNITPYLPFHPGGEAELMKAAGRDGTKLFMDVHPWVNWENMLGTCLVGILVPENYGQEEGSSLEDMD, encoded by the coding sequence ATGGGGGCGTTGAGTTtgatcctccttcttctcacaGTGGCGACCCTCGCATATCAATACCCACACATGCTCAAGAACTTTTTGCCAGCCTGGCTGGCCGCTCCAGATGCAAATGGAGGAGGTGCTACAGGGAGTTCTGCACAGAATCGAGTTGATGACGAGCTGAGCGAAGGCGATGCCACTCCAAAAGCCAAATCTCAGGCATCTGCAGACGATGTGCCGACATTCACGCTGAATGAAGAGACTGAAGACAATGCGCTATCTGAGCATGAGCCCGTGGCTCCATCGTTCCCTGCGATCAATAGCGCTCAACGAGCATCCTCGAtgccaccgccaccacttcCAGTACAAACGGCCAAACCTGTTGCGAACGGAGGCAGTAGTCTGATGCCGCCTCCGAGTCGACCAACGCATGGCCTTAGAcccagcgcagcagcaggtctcCGAGTGCCCAGTACAGGACCCCTACCCAATCGTGGGCCTCCAACGGGAAGTCAGCAGCGTGTCAGCTCTGGTCTCACCGCGAATGGAACAGCCAAGTCCACGCCGAACCCTCGCAACAAAGTCCTCCTGAAACCAGGTCACTCGCCAATGGACTGGGCAGCCCTTACAAAACAAGGCAATATATCAGGAGTCAGCACATTTCAGCGCGTGACACCCAGTCAGCTGAAGACCATGACTGGTCGAAAGGGAAAGCCTGCGTGGAGTAGTTGGCAAGGCAAGGTTTACAACATTACTCCATATCTACCATTCCATCCTGGAGGCGAAGCTGAGTTGATGAAGGCTGCTGGACGTGATGGCACGAAGTTGTTTATGGATGTTCACCCATGGGTAAATTGGGAGAATATGCTAGGAACGTGCTTGGTGGGTATTTTGGTGCCTGAGAACTACGGGCAGGAGGAGGGTAGCAGTCTAGAAGATATGGATTGA